Proteins from a single region of Phaeacidiphilus oryzae TH49:
- a CDS encoding endonuclease: protein MSPSRKETVARLLREHPGAYAEDAGITLADKPAPLYQLLVVCVLASAPIRAEMAAHAARELFRAGMRTPRAMADATWQQRVDALGRAHYRRYDESTATALGEGAELVLDRWHGDLRRLRAEADGDPKRVRELLREVPRIGPTGADIFCREAQGLWPELRPTFDRRAREGADALGLGRDPGKLAGLVDGRDLPRFAAGLVQAALDARHS from the coding sequence GTGAGCCCGAGCCGGAAGGAGACCGTCGCCCGCCTGCTGCGCGAGCACCCGGGCGCGTACGCGGAGGACGCCGGCATCACATTGGCCGACAAGCCCGCCCCGCTCTACCAGCTGCTGGTGGTCTGCGTGCTGGCGTCGGCGCCGATCCGCGCCGAGATGGCCGCGCATGCCGCCCGGGAGCTGTTCCGCGCGGGGATGCGCACCCCCCGCGCGATGGCCGACGCGACCTGGCAGCAGCGGGTGGACGCGCTGGGGCGCGCCCACTACCGCCGCTACGACGAGAGCACCGCGACCGCGCTGGGGGAGGGGGCGGAGCTCGTCCTCGACCGCTGGCACGGCGATCTGCGCCGCCTCCGCGCGGAGGCGGACGGCGACCCCAAGCGGGTGCGGGAGCTGCTGCGCGAGGTGCCGCGGATCGGCCCGACCGGCGCGGACATCTTCTGCCGCGAGGCCCAGGGCCTGTGGCCGGAACTGCGCCCGACCTTCGACCGCCGCGCCCGGGAGGGCGCCGACGCCCTCGGCCTGGGCCGGGACCCCGGGAAGCTGGCCGGTCTGGTGGACGGCCGTGACCTGCCCCGATTCGCCGCGGGCCTGGTCCAGGCGGCCCTGGACGCCCGCCACTCCTGA
- a CDS encoding TetR/AcrR family transcriptional regulator yields MPKVSQEYKDRQRAEILDAARRCFVRNGFHRTSMQDVIAEAGRSTGAVYRYFAGKDDMILAVATENLAEVAGALRAAVRSSGQSGGGGEGGGGSDPARVMTALLEDVASRHADQRLATVALMVWAEALRDPALAERLRSASAQMAGDLADVVREVQAAGGLEGASAEAVALALLAMLPGFLLDLALLEQDGTGSFPDALRVLLPGQPRS; encoded by the coding sequence GTGCCGAAGGTGAGCCAGGAGTACAAGGACCGGCAGCGGGCCGAGATCCTGGACGCGGCCAGGCGCTGCTTCGTCCGCAACGGCTTCCACCGCACCTCGATGCAGGACGTCATCGCCGAGGCGGGCCGGTCGACCGGGGCCGTCTACCGCTACTTCGCCGGCAAGGACGACATGATCCTCGCCGTCGCGACGGAGAACCTGGCCGAGGTGGCCGGCGCGCTGCGAGCGGCCGTGCGCAGCAGCGGCCAGAGCGGCGGCGGTGGCGAGGGGGGCGGCGGCTCCGATCCCGCGCGGGTGATGACCGCTCTGCTGGAGGACGTCGCCTCCCGGCACGCCGACCAGCGGCTCGCCACGGTGGCGCTGATGGTCTGGGCCGAGGCACTGCGTGATCCGGCACTGGCCGAGCGGCTGCGTTCGGCCAGTGCGCAGATGGCGGGGGACCTCGCGGACGTGGTCCGCGAGGTCCAGGCGGCGGGCGGGCTGGAGGGCGCGTCCGCCGAGGCGGTGGCCCTGGCACTGCTGGCCATGCTGCCGGGGTTCCTCCTCGACCTGGCACTGCTCGAACAGGACGGCACCGGCTCCTTCCCGGACGCCCTTCGGGTGCTGCTGCCGGGGCAGCCCCGCTCCTGA
- a CDS encoding alcohol dehydrogenase catalytic domain-containing protein, which yields MRAAVLTAFGSPLTVGELADPVAGGGEVLVGVLAAAVLPYTQEVFSGARNYPLEPPVVPGVGAVGRIAAVGPDATRLRVGDLVWCDATLRSRDDALTPDIALQGWSSRGAGGARLARHLPDGSYAELMRTLTENVYPLPPAADEDPARWAAALTVYAVPYSGLAAGGLAAGETLLVSGATGNFGSSAVAVGLAMGAGLVVAPGRNRKVLARLAERFGPRVRTVPLSGDPETDTATMVEAAEGPVDVVLDLLPPQAPSAAVRAAAMTVREYGRVVLMGGVGMLGGEDLALPYPWLMRNSVTVRGQWMLPRAANAGLIRLVGSGLLDLGGEQVRGFALEEVNEAVAYAAEHSGPFDRTALMPSPR from the coding sequence ATGCGAGCAGCGGTACTGACGGCCTTCGGAAGCCCCCTCACGGTGGGCGAGCTGGCGGACCCGGTGGCGGGCGGGGGCGAGGTGCTGGTGGGAGTGCTGGCCGCGGCCGTGCTGCCGTACACCCAGGAGGTCTTCTCGGGGGCGCGGAACTACCCCTTGGAGCCGCCGGTGGTGCCCGGGGTGGGCGCGGTGGGCCGGATCGCCGCGGTGGGTCCGGACGCGACCCGGCTGCGGGTCGGGGACCTGGTCTGGTGCGACGCCACGCTGCGCTCCCGGGACGACGCCCTGACCCCGGACATCGCGCTCCAGGGCTGGAGCTCCCGGGGGGCGGGCGGCGCCCGGCTCGCCCGCCATCTGCCCGACGGGTCCTACGCGGAGCTGATGCGCACCCTCACCGAGAACGTGTATCCGCTGCCGCCGGCGGCCGACGAGGACCCCGCCCGCTGGGCGGCAGCGCTCACCGTGTACGCCGTCCCCTACAGCGGCCTGGCGGCCGGCGGCCTGGCGGCCGGGGAGACCCTGCTGGTGAGTGGCGCCACGGGGAACTTCGGCAGCAGTGCGGTGGCGGTCGGCCTGGCGATGGGCGCGGGCCTGGTCGTCGCCCCGGGCCGGAACCGGAAGGTGCTCGCCCGGCTCGCCGAGCGGTTCGGGCCGCGGGTGCGGACCGTCCCGCTGAGCGGGGACCCGGAGACCGACACCGCGACGATGGTGGAGGCCGCGGAGGGCCCGGTCGACGTGGTGCTCGACCTGCTGCCGCCGCAGGCGCCGAGCGCGGCCGTCCGCGCCGCGGCGATGACCGTCCGCGAGTACGGGCGGGTGGTGCTGATGGGCGGGGTCGGCATGCTCGGGGGCGAGGACCTCGCGCTGCCGTACCCCTGGCTGATGCGGAACTCGGTGACCGTGCGCGGGCAGTGGATGCTTCCGCGCGCGGCGAACGCCGGGCTGATCCGGCTGGTCGGCTCGGGGCTGCTGGACCTCGGTGGCGAGCAGGTCCGGGGCTTCGCCCTGGAGGAGGTCAACGAGGCGGTGGCCTACGCGGCCGAGCACTCGGGGCCGTTCGACCGCACGGCGCTCATGCCGTCCCCGCGGTGA
- a CDS encoding LysR family transcriptional regulator codes for MDISTGSLRVLRQIAESGSFTAAAGQLGYTQSAISRQAAALEQAAGAALFERRPDGVRLTDAGLTLLRHGRTILDAAAAAERELSGAAAPAQVVRLGVFLSAGAAILPTVLARLAAEQPQITVRTREGTTPSLARALRAGSIDLAVLSSRPPHRPPDTESPRLHLRVAGEVELQVAVAATGRFAGRTAVDADELATADWIDTPSTGAEPLLGVWPGLPGRPTVAHRARDWLTKLHLVAAGFGVTTVPARLAPVLPPGVALVRVEGAPPEIRRILVARLPGRAAPAVTAVAETVAAAL; via the coding sequence ATGGACATCTCCACCGGGAGCCTTCGGGTGCTCCGCCAGATCGCCGAGTCCGGGAGCTTCACCGCCGCCGCGGGGCAGCTCGGCTACACCCAGTCGGCGATCTCCCGGCAGGCCGCCGCCCTGGAGCAGGCCGCCGGCGCCGCTCTCTTCGAACGCCGTCCGGACGGGGTCCGGCTCACCGACGCTGGCCTGACCCTGCTGCGGCACGGCCGCACCATCCTCGACGCGGCGGCGGCAGCCGAGCGTGAGCTCTCCGGCGCGGCCGCACCCGCCCAGGTGGTACGCCTCGGGGTCTTCCTCAGCGCGGGGGCCGCCATCCTGCCCACCGTGCTGGCCCGGTTGGCGGCGGAGCAGCCGCAGATCACCGTCCGGACGCGGGAGGGCACCACGCCGTCTCTCGCCCGCGCCCTCCGCGCCGGCTCGATCGATCTCGCCGTCCTCTCCTCCCGGCCGCCGCACCGCCCGCCGGACACGGAGTCCCCGCGGCTCCACCTGCGGGTCGCGGGGGAGGTGGAACTCCAGGTGGCGGTGGCCGCCACCGGCCGGTTCGCGGGGCGCACCGCCGTGGACGCCGACGAGCTCGCCACGGCGGACTGGATCGACACCCCCTCGACCGGCGCGGAACCCCTCCTCGGTGTCTGGCCGGGTCTGCCCGGCCGGCCGACCGTCGCCCACCGGGCCCGCGACTGGCTGACCAAACTCCACCTGGTCGCCGCCGGCTTCGGCGTCACCACGGTCCCCGCCCGCCTCGCGCCCGTGCTCCCCCCGGGCGTCGCACTGGTCCGGGTCGAGGGGGCCCCTCCGGAGATCCGCCGGATCCTGGTGGCCCGGCTGCCCGGCCGGGCAGCCCCCGCGGTCACCGCGGTGGCCGAGACCGTGGCGGCGGCGCTCTGA
- a CDS encoding SAM-dependent methyltransferase translates to MASTRGADGAEEWAPVGRDLRTDLPHTARMYDYYLGGKDNFPADRAAAEKIRALFPDTFTAARANRRFMVRAARYAAEEGITQFLDIGTGIPTSPNLHEVAQGIHPAARIVYVDNDPIVLAHARALLTSTPQGRTTYIDADLRDPETILSSPQLTRTIDPKRPIALFLMAVLHFVPDSDRPHQTVQRLKEMLPSGSMLVLSHSTADFVAPEMLTHRKDTEDAYATGGTSLALRSGEEIMRFLSGLDPVEPGLCPVHEWRSTAPEDLALSRERVPFYAAVARKP, encoded by the coding sequence ATGGCGAGCACGCGAGGGGCCGACGGCGCCGAGGAGTGGGCCCCGGTCGGCCGGGACCTGCGCACCGACCTGCCGCACACCGCCCGGATGTACGACTACTACCTGGGCGGCAAGGACAACTTCCCCGCCGACCGGGCGGCCGCGGAGAAGATCCGCGCGCTCTTCCCGGACACCTTCACCGCCGCCCGGGCCAACCGCCGGTTCATGGTCCGCGCCGCCCGCTACGCCGCCGAGGAGGGCATCACGCAGTTCCTGGACATCGGCACCGGCATCCCCACCAGTCCCAACCTCCACGAGGTGGCGCAGGGGATCCACCCCGCCGCCCGGATCGTCTACGTGGACAACGACCCGATCGTCCTCGCCCACGCCCGCGCCCTCCTCACCAGCACCCCGCAGGGCCGCACCACCTATATCGACGCGGACCTCCGCGATCCGGAGACGATCCTCTCCTCCCCGCAGCTGACCCGCACGATCGACCCGAAGCGGCCGATCGCGCTGTTCCTGATGGCCGTCCTCCACTTCGTCCCGGACTCCGACCGCCCCCACCAGACCGTCCAGCGGCTGAAGGAGATGCTGCCGTCGGGCAGCATGCTGGTCCTCTCCCACAGCACCGCGGACTTCGTCGCCCCGGAGATGCTGACCCACCGCAAGGACACCGAGGACGCGTACGCGACCGGCGGCACCAGCCTCGCGCTGCGCTCCGGCGAGGAGATCATGCGGTTCCTGTCCGGGCTGGACCCCGTCGAGCCGGGCCTCTGCCCGGTCCACGAGTGGCGGTCCACCGCCCCGGAAGACCTCGCCCTCTCCCGCGAGCGCGTCCCGTTCTACGCCGCCGTCGCCCGCAAACCCTGA